Below is a genomic region from Vibrio cortegadensis.
CCATTCAAGCAAGCGATGAGCTAGCCGTCGAAAGCACAAAGCAAGCGCCAGCCGCAGATCCTAAAAAAGCAGCTGTTGCCGCCGCCATCGCTCGCGCTAAAGCCCGTAAGGTGAAACAAACGAAATCGGAAACCGTTGACGCTGCTGAAACCGTTCAAGCAAGTGATGAGCTAGCCGTCGAAAGCACAGAGCAAACGCCAGCCGCAGATCCTAAAAAAGACGCTGTAGCTGCTGCCATCGCTCGCGCTAAAGCCCGTAAAGCGAAGCAAGCAGAATTGGAAACTGTTGACGCTGCTGAAACCGTTCAAGCAAGTGATGAGCTAGTAGTCGAAAGCGCAGAGCAAGCGCCAGCCGCAGATCCTAAAAAAGCCGCCGTTGCCGCCGCCATCGCTCGCGCTAAAGCCCGTAAAGCGAAACAAGCGGAATCGGAAACCGTTAACGCTGCTGAAACCGTTCAAGCAAGTGATGAGCTAGCCGTCGAAAGCACAGAGCAAACGTCAACCGCAGACCCTAAAAAAGCCGCCGTTGCCGCCGCCATCGCTCGCGCTAAAGCCCGTAAAGCAAAACAATCGGAATCCGAAACGCCACAAAAGAAAGATTTACTGGCAGATTTAGTCGAACTTGAAATCGCAGATCAACCACCAGCAGTTGACCCGAAAAAAGCCGCCGTCGCCGCAGCCATTGCACGAGCGAAAGCGCGCAAAGCACAATCGGACAATACGGAAATGACACCGACATTGGACACTGATGTCGATACGATTCAAGAAACATCTAAAACGAAAAACTTACTGGCGGATATAGTGGAACTTGAAACCACGGAACAAACACCAGCAGTTGACCCGAAAAAAGCCGCCGTCGCCGCAGCCATTGCTCGCGCCAAAGCACGTAAAGCAAAACAGATGCAAGATAACGAGGAGAATGAGTAATGGCCTTTTTTATTGCCAGCTCGCCACACGCGCATAGCCGTCGTAGCACACCCGATTTGATGAAGTGGGTTGCAATTTGCGCACTACCGGGATTAATTGCTCAAACCTACTTTTTTGGATGGGGAACCCTAATTCAACTGGTTCTTGCAATTGCTGTCGCTGTTACCCTAGAAGCAGGAGTAATGCTACTTCGAAAACGATCTCCGCTCTCCGCGTTAAGAGACAACAGTGCCTTAGTCACCGCATGGTTACTTGCCGTTGCTATTCCTCCCCTTTCACCTTGGTGGATTATCGTTATCGGTCTGTTTTTTGCCATCGTAATTGCAAAACATTTGTACGGTGGAATTGGTCAAAACCCATTTAACCCCGCAATGGTGGCTTATGTGGTTTTATTGATCTCATTCCCAGTTCAAATGACGAGTTGGATTGCTCCCGACCAATTAGTCGCTGACAGCATGTCATTTAATAACGCTTTTTCATTGATATTCAGTGGCTTTAATACTGAAGGATTGTCTCTACAACAGATCCGTGTAGGGATTGATGGTGTTACTATGGCAACACCATTGGATGCCTTTAAAACGGCACTTCATGCTGGGAACACAACAAGTGAAGCACTGGCGCAACCACAATTTAGCGGCATCGCTGGAATAGGATGGGAATGGGTTAACCTAGCGTACTTAGTCGGTGGGTTAGCCTTGATAAAACTTAGAGTGGTTCAATGGCATATCCCTGCCGCATTTTTAGGTGGTCTAGTAATTACCAGTGGCTTATTCATGCTGCTTACGCCAGGAGAAACGGCATCACCTATTTTACATCTACTATCGGGCGCAACCATGCTTGGAGCATTTTTTATCGCTACCGATCCAGTATCAGCTTCGACAACAATTAAGGGTAGGCTCATTTATGGCACTTTCATTGGTGCTTTGGTCTTCATCATTCGCAGTTGGGGCGGTTTTCCTGATGGCGTCGCCTTTGCTGTACTCTTAGCCAATATGTGCGTGCCTCTTATTGATTACTACACAAAACCTAGAACATACGGGCATTAAGGAATCATATGCTAACCGCGATTAAAAAAAACGGTCTGACACTTGCGATCTTTGCCTGCGCATCAACAGGTTTGGTCGCTGTCACCCAGTATTTAACTAAAGATGCCATTCAACAGCAGGAAGAAGCGCAACTATTATCGGTTCTCAACCAAGTGATCCCTCCGGCGCTTCATGACAATGAACTGTATCGTTCATGTACACTAGTAAACGATCCTGCCTTAGGGACGAACCAATCAATGCCCGCTTATATTGCGACTCTGAATGGCGAGCCGAGCGCTATTGCAATAGAAGCCATTGCCCCTAACGGATATAACGGTGCTATAAAACTGATTGTTGGCATTAAGGCAGATGGCAGCATTACTGGGACACGAGTCTTATCGCATCAGGAAACTCCCGGCTTAGGTGATAAAGTCGATCTACGCGTATCGGACTGGATATTAGGCTTTACCGGGAAAAAACTGACTGAGCAGAA
It encodes:
- the rsxD gene encoding electron transport complex subunit RsxD — protein: MAFFIASSPHAHSRRSTPDLMKWVAICALPGLIAQTYFFGWGTLIQLVLAIAVAVTLEAGVMLLRKRSPLSALRDNSALVTAWLLAVAIPPLSPWWIIVIGLFFAIVIAKHLYGGIGQNPFNPAMVAYVVLLISFPVQMTSWIAPDQLVADSMSFNNAFSLIFSGFNTEGLSLQQIRVGIDGVTMATPLDAFKTALHAGNTTSEALAQPQFSGIAGIGWEWVNLAYLVGGLALIKLRVVQWHIPAAFLGGLVITSGLFMLLTPGETASPILHLLSGATMLGAFFIATDPVSASTTIKGRLIYGTFIGALVFIIRSWGGFPDGVAFAVLLANMCVPLIDYYTKPRTYGH
- the rsxG gene encoding electron transport complex subunit RsxG — encoded protein: MLTAIKKNGLTLAIFACASTGLVAVTQYLTKDAIQQQEEAQLLSVLNQVIPPALHDNELYRSCTLVNDPALGTNQSMPAYIATLNGEPSAIAIEAIAPNGYNGAIKLIVGIKADGSITGTRVLSHQETPGLGDKVDLRVSDWILGFTGKKLTEQNESDWKVRKDGGQFDQFTGATITPRAVVGSVKDTVSYVNKNSHTLYNQAFNCGGSDE